A section of the Pseudomonas fluorescens genome encodes:
- a CDS encoding 2-dehydro-3-deoxy-6-phosphogalactonate aldolase — MLKQALTQNGLIAILRGLRPNEAGAVGQALYQAGLRVIEVPLNSPDPYTSIRTLRETLPADCLIGAGTVLTAEQVEQVKAAGGQVIVMPHSDAKVLRAAKAAGLYLSPGVATPTEAFAALAEGADVLKLFPAEQMGPAVVKAWLAVLPAGTVLLPVGGITPDNMQVFVDAGAKGFGLGSGLFKPGMTIEQVASRAQAYVAAWNALN, encoded by the coding sequence ATGCTCAAGCAAGCACTCACACAAAACGGCTTGATCGCGATCCTGCGGGGCCTGCGCCCGAATGAGGCTGGCGCTGTCGGCCAGGCGCTGTACCAGGCCGGGTTGCGGGTGATCGAAGTGCCGCTCAACTCGCCCGATCCCTACACCAGTATCCGCACTCTGCGTGAGACGTTGCCCGCCGATTGCCTGATCGGCGCCGGCACCGTGCTGACGGCCGAGCAGGTGGAACAGGTGAAGGCCGCCGGTGGCCAGGTCATCGTCATGCCCCACAGCGATGCCAAGGTGCTGCGCGCCGCAAAAGCCGCGGGCCTGTACCTGTCGCCTGGGGTCGCGACGCCCACCGAGGCCTTTGCCGCCCTGGCCGAAGGGGCCGATGTGCTGAAGCTGTTCCCGGCCGAGCAAATGGGCCCGGCGGTGGTCAAGGCCTGGCTGGCGGTGCTGCCGGCCGGCACCGTGCTACTGCCGGTGGGCGGGATTACCCCGGACAACATGCAAGTGTTCGTCGACGCCGGGGCCAAGGGTTTTGGCCTGGGCTCCGGGCTGTTCAAGCCCGGCATGACGATCGAGCAGGTGGCGAGCCGTGCCCAGGCTTATGTCGCTGCCTGGAACGCCTTGAACTGA
- the dgoD gene encoding galactonate dehydratase codes for MKITKLTTFIVPPRWCFLKVETDQGVTGWGEPVVEGRAHTVAAAVEELSDYLIGKDPRNIEDIWTVLYRGGFYRGGAIHMSALAGIDQALWDIKGKALGVSVSDLLGGQVRDKIRVYSWIGGDRPADTARAAKDAVARGFTAVKMNGTEELQFLDTFDKVDQALANVAAVRDAVGPNVGIGVDFHGRVHKPMAKVLMKELDPYKLMFIEEPVLSENYEALKELAPLTSTPIALGERLFSRWDFKRVLSEGYVDIIQPDASHAGGITETRKIANMAEAYDVALHCPLGPIALAACLQLDAVCYNAFIQEQSLGIHYNESNDLLDYVRDPGVFDYDQGFVKIPNGPGLGIEINEQYVIERAAIGHRWRNPVWRHADGSFAEW; via the coding sequence ATGAAAATCACCAAACTGACCACCTTTATCGTGCCGCCGCGCTGGTGCTTCCTGAAAGTGGAAACCGACCAGGGCGTGACTGGTTGGGGCGAGCCCGTGGTTGAAGGGCGCGCTCACACCGTGGCGGCTGCGGTCGAGGAACTGTCCGACTACTTGATCGGCAAAGACCCGCGCAATATCGAAGACATCTGGACCGTGCTGTATCGCGGTGGCTTCTACCGGGGCGGCGCGATCCATATGAGCGCCCTCGCCGGCATCGACCAGGCGCTGTGGGATATCAAGGGCAAGGCCCTCGGTGTGTCGGTCAGCGACCTGCTGGGCGGCCAGGTGCGAGACAAGATCCGCGTCTATTCGTGGATCGGTGGCGACCGTCCGGCCGACACCGCCCGTGCGGCCAAGGACGCCGTGGCCCGCGGGTTTACCGCCGTCAAGATGAACGGCACCGAGGAGCTGCAATTTCTCGACACCTTTGACAAGGTCGACCAGGCCCTGGCCAACGTCGCCGCCGTGCGCGACGCAGTCGGCCCGAATGTCGGCATCGGCGTGGACTTCCATGGCCGCGTGCACAAGCCCATGGCCAAGGTGCTGATGAAAGAGCTGGACCCGTACAAGCTGATGTTCATCGAAGAGCCGGTGCTGAGCGAAAACTACGAAGCGCTCAAAGAGCTGGCGCCTTTGACCAGCACCCCGATTGCCCTGGGCGAACGGCTGTTTTCGCGCTGGGATTTCAAGCGTGTGCTCAGTGAGGGTTACGTCGACATCATCCAGCCGGATGCGTCCCACGCCGGTGGCATCACCGAAACCCGCAAGATCGCCAACATGGCCGAAGCCTACGACGTAGCCCTGCACTGCCCTCTGGGGCCGATTGCCCTGGCGGCGTGCCTGCAACTGGACGCGGTTTGCTACAACGCGTTTATCCAGGAGCAAAGCCTGGGCATTCACTACAACGAGAGCAACGACCTGCTCGACTACGTGCGTGATCCGGGGGTTTTCGACTACGACCAGGGCTTTGTGAAGATCCCCAACGGGCCGGGGCTGGGGATCGAGATCAACGAGCAATACGTGATCGAGCGCGCGGCCATTGGTCACCGCTGGCGCAACCCGGTCTGGCGCCATGCCGATGGCAGCTTTGCCGAGTGGTGA
- a CDS encoding MFS transporter has protein sequence MHPETLTGQASLVTPSRKRYFIMVLLFITVVINYLDRSNLSIAAPALTSELGIDPVQVGLIFSAFGWTYAAMQIPGGWLVDRVPPRILYTAALLLWSIATVMLGFAASFIALFVLRMAVGALEAPAYPINSRVVTSWFPERERATAIGFYTSGQFVGLAFLTPVLAWLQHHYGWHMVFISTGAVGILWALVWYAVYREPRDFKGVNSAEIELIREGGGLVDLDAQAAKRKAPFSWVDLGIVLTKRKLWGIYLGQFCLNSTLWFFLTWFPTYLVKYRGMDFIKSGLLASLPFLAAFVGVLCSGLFSDWLIRRGASVGFARKLPIITGLLISTAIIGANFVDSTPWVIACLAVAFFGNGLASITWSLVSTLAPARLLGLTGGVFNFIGNLAAITTPIVIGFLATGDSFAPAITYIAVLALLGALSYILLVGKVERIELL, from the coding sequence ATGCACCCTGAAACCCTCACCGGGCAGGCGTCCCTAGTTACGCCCAGCCGCAAGCGTTACTTCATCATGGTCCTGCTGTTTATCACGGTGGTGATCAACTACCTGGACCGCAGCAACCTGTCGATTGCCGCACCGGCCCTGACCAGCGAGCTGGGTATCGATCCGGTGCAGGTGGGGCTGATCTTCTCGGCGTTCGGCTGGACCTACGCCGCCATGCAAATCCCCGGTGGCTGGCTGGTGGACCGGGTGCCGCCGCGCATTCTGTACACCGCAGCCCTGCTGTTGTGGTCGATTGCCACGGTGATGCTGGGCTTTGCCGCGAGCTTTATCGCGCTGTTTGTATTGCGCATGGCAGTGGGCGCCCTGGAAGCGCCGGCCTATCCGATCAACAGCCGGGTCGTCACCAGTTGGTTTCCCGAGCGTGAGCGCGCCACGGCCATTGGCTTCTACACCTCCGGGCAGTTCGTCGGGCTGGCGTTCCTCACCCCGGTGCTGGCCTGGTTGCAGCACCACTATGGCTGGCACATGGTGTTTATCAGCACCGGCGCGGTGGGCATCCTCTGGGCGCTGGTGTGGTACGCGGTGTACCGCGAGCCGCGCGACTTCAAGGGGGTCAACAGTGCAGAAATCGAACTGATCCGCGAAGGCGGCGGGCTGGTGGACCTGGATGCCCAAGCCGCCAAGCGCAAGGCACCCTTCAGTTGGGTCGACCTGGGCATTGTCCTGACCAAGCGCAAGCTGTGGGGCATCTACCTGGGGCAGTTCTGCCTGAACTCGACCCTGTGGTTTTTTCTGACGTGGTTCCCGACCTACCTGGTGAAATATCGCGGCATGGACTTCATCAAGTCCGGCCTGCTCGCTTCGCTGCCGTTCCTGGCGGCGTTTGTCGGGGTGCTGTGCTCCGGGCTGTTTTCCGACTGGCTGATCCGCCGTGGCGCCTCGGTGGGATTTGCGCGAAAGTTGCCGATCATCACAGGGCTGCTGATCTCCACGGCAATCATCGGTGCCAACTTCGTTGACTCGACCCCCTGGGTGATTGCGTGCCTGGCGGTGGCATTTTTTGGCAACGGCCTGGCGTCGATCACCTGGTCACTGGTCTCGACCCTGGCGCCAGCGCGGCTGTTGGGGTTGACCGGTGGGGTGTTCAACTTTATCGGCAACCTGGCGGCGATCACCACGCCCATCGTCATAGGCTTTCTGGCCACGGGCGACTCGTTTGCGCCGGCGATTACCTACATTGCAGTGCTGGCGCTGCTGGGGGCGCTGTCCTACATATTGTTGGTGGGCAAGGTCGAGCGTATCGAACTCTTGTAG
- the trpA gene encoding tryptophan synthase subunit alpha, which yields MSRLQTRFAQLKEQNRAALVTFVTAGDPGYDTSLAILKGLPAAGADVIELGMPFTDPMADGPAIQLANIRALGARQNLAKTLQMVREFRQDNSDTPLVLMGYFNPIHMYGVPRFISDAKEAGVDGLIVVDMPPEHNSELCDPAQAAGIDFIRLTTPTTDDARLPTVLNGSSGFVYYVSVAGVTGAGAATLEHVEEAVGRLRRHTDLPISIGFGIRTPEQAAAIARLADGVVVGSALIDHIANASNDQQAIDGVLSLCAALSEGVRNARK from the coding sequence ATGAGCCGCCTGCAAACCCGCTTTGCGCAACTCAAGGAACAAAACCGCGCCGCCCTGGTGACCTTCGTCACCGCTGGCGACCCGGGGTATGACACCTCCCTGGCAATCCTCAAGGGCCTGCCGGCAGCCGGCGCCGATGTGATCGAGCTGGGCATGCCCTTCACCGACCCGATGGCCGACGGCCCGGCGATCCAACTGGCCAACATCCGTGCGTTGGGCGCCAGGCAGAACCTGGCGAAAACCCTGCAGATGGTCCGTGAATTTCGCCAGGACAACAGCGATACGCCGCTGGTGCTGATGGGCTACTTCAACCCGATCCATATGTATGGCGTGCCACGCTTTATCAGTGACGCAAAAGAGGCCGGCGTCGATGGCCTGATCGTGGTCGATATGCCGCCGGAACATAACAGCGAACTGTGCGACCCGGCCCAGGCCGCGGGCATCGACTTTATCCGTCTGACCACACCCACCACCGATGATGCGCGCCTGCCCACCGTACTCAACGGCAGCTCCGGGTTTGTGTACTACGTGTCGGTGGCCGGTGTGACCGGTGCCGGTGCCGCCACCCTGGAACACGTGGAAGAGGCCGTTGGCCGTCTGCGCCGGCATACCGACCTGCCGATCAGCATCGGCTTCGGCATCCGCACCCCGGAACAGGCCGCCGCCATCGCCCGCCTGGCGGACGGTGTGGTGGTGGGCTCGGCGCTGATCGACCATATCGCCAACGCCAGCAACGACCAGCAAGCGATTGATGGGGTGTTGAGCCTGTGTGCGGCGCTGTCAGAAGGTGTACGCAACGCCCGTAAATAA
- the trpB gene encoding tryptophan synthase subunit beta, giving the protein MTQSQTDLRNGPDANGLFGAFGGRYVAETLMPLILDLAREYEAAKIDPAFNEELAYFQRDYVGRPSPLYFAERLTEFCGGAKIYLKREELNHTGAHKINNCIGQILLARRMGKKRIIAETGAGMHGVATATVAARFGLQCVIYMGTTDIERQQANVFRMKLLGAEVIPVVAGTGTLKDAMNEALRDWVTNVDSTFYLIGTVAGPHPYPAMVRDFQAVIGKETRTQLQAQEGRLPDSLVACIGGGSNAMGLFHPFLDDTRVQIIGVEAAGYGIETGKHAASLNGGVPGVLHGNRTFLLQDDDGQIIDAHSISAGLDYPGIGPEHAWLHDIGRVQYTSVTDDEALDAFHKCCRLEGIIPALESAHALAEVFKRAPTLPKDHLMVVNLSGRGDKDMQTVMHHMETAKQEKH; this is encoded by the coding sequence ATGACTCAGTCCCAGACCGATTTACGCAACGGCCCTGACGCCAATGGCCTGTTTGGCGCGTTCGGCGGTCGCTACGTGGCGGAAACCCTGATGCCGTTGATCCTTGATCTGGCCCGCGAATACGAAGCGGCCAAGATCGATCCGGCCTTCAATGAAGAACTGGCCTACTTCCAGCGCGACTACGTCGGACGCCCAAGCCCGCTGTACTTCGCCGAACGCCTGACCGAGTTCTGCGGCGGCGCCAAGATCTACCTCAAGCGCGAAGAGCTGAACCACACCGGCGCGCACAAGATCAACAACTGCATCGGCCAGATCCTGCTGGCACGGCGCATGGGCAAAAAGCGCATCATCGCCGAGACCGGCGCCGGCATGCACGGCGTGGCCACCGCCACCGTCGCCGCGCGCTTTGGCCTGCAATGTGTGATCTACATGGGCACCACCGACATCGAGCGCCAGCAGGCCAACGTGTTCCGCATGAAGCTTTTGGGGGCCGAGGTGATCCCGGTGGTGGCCGGCACCGGCACCCTCAAAGACGCCATGAACGAAGCCCTGCGCGACTGGGTGACCAACGTCGACAGCACCTTCTACCTGATCGGCACCGTGGCCGGCCCGCACCCGTACCCTGCGATGGTGCGCGACTTCCAGGCCGTGATCGGCAAGGAAACCCGCACCCAGCTGCAAGCCCAGGAAGGCCGCCTGCCAGACAGCCTGGTCGCGTGCATCGGCGGTGGCTCCAATGCCATGGGCCTGTTCCACCCGTTCCTCGATGACACCCGTGTGCAAATCATCGGTGTTGAAGCCGCCGGCTACGGCATCGAAACCGGCAAGCACGCCGCCAGCCTCAATGGCGGCGTACCGGGCGTGCTCCACGGCAACCGTACCTTCCTGTTGCAAGACGACGACGGCCAGATCATCGACGCCCACTCGATCTCTGCAGGCCTCGATTACCCCGGCATCGGTCCTGAGCATGCGTGGCTGCACGACATCGGTCGCGTCCAGTACACCTCGGTCACCGACGACGAAGCCCTCGACGCCTTTCACAAATGCTGCCGCCTGGAAGGGATTATTCCTGCACTGGAAAGCGCCCACGCCCTGGCCGAAGTCTTCAAACGTGCACCAACCCTGCCCAAGGATCACCTGATGGTGGTCAACCTGTCGGGCCGTGGCGACAAGGACATGCAGACCGTTATGCACCATATGGAAACCGCCAAGCAGGAGAAACACTGA
- a CDS encoding LysR family transcriptional regulator, which translates to MSRDLPPLNALRAFEATARLNSVSQAAEQLHVTHGAVSRQLKVLEEHLGVNLFVKDGRGIKLTDAGVRLRDASVEAFERLRDVCRALTQSSADAPFVLGCSGSLLARWFIPRLGRLNADLPDLRLHLSAGEGDLDPRRPGLDALLLFAEPPWPADMQVYELASERIGPVMSPHFAHYQALHQAPAQALLGEALLHTTSRPQAWPNWAQHHGIEPGALKYGQGFEHLYYLLEAAVAGLGVAIAPQPLVAEDVRAGRLVAPWGFSQTPAQLALWLPKRAADGRARQLAQWLKAELARQPV; encoded by the coding sequence ATGAGCCGAGACCTTCCGCCGCTCAATGCCCTGCGAGCATTTGAAGCCACTGCCCGCCTCAACAGCGTCAGCCAGGCTGCCGAGCAATTGCATGTGACCCACGGTGCCGTCAGCCGACAGCTGAAGGTACTGGAAGAACACCTTGGGGTGAATCTTTTCGTCAAGGATGGACGTGGCATTAAACTCACAGATGCCGGCGTGCGGTTGCGCGACGCCAGTGTTGAAGCGTTCGAGCGCCTGCGGGATGTGTGTAGGGCGTTGACCCAGAGCAGCGCCGACGCGCCATTTGTCCTCGGCTGTTCCGGCAGCCTGCTGGCGCGCTGGTTTATTCCACGGCTGGGGCGCTTGAATGCCGACTTGCCGGATTTGCGCCTGCACCTGTCGGCGGGCGAAGGCGACCTTGATCCAAGGCGACCTGGCCTGGACGCCCTGCTGTTGTTTGCCGAGCCGCCATGGCCTGCGGATATGCAGGTATACGAACTGGCCAGTGAGCGAATCGGTCCGGTGATGAGCCCGCACTTTGCCCATTACCAAGCCCTGCACCAGGCGCCAGCGCAGGCGCTGCTGGGCGAAGCGCTGTTGCACACCACATCGCGCCCGCAAGCCTGGCCCAACTGGGCCCAGCACCATGGCATCGAGCCCGGCGCGTTGAAGTACGGCCAGGGGTTTGAGCATTTGTATTATTTGCTGGAGGCGGCCGTGGCTGGCCTGGGGGTGGCGATCGCCCCGCAACCGCTGGTGGCGGAGGATGTGCGTGCCGGTCGCCTGGTTGCACCGTGGGGCTTTAGCCAAACCCCGGCGCAACTGGCGTTGTGGCTACCCAAGCGCGCCGCGGATGGGCGCGCCCGGCAGCTGGCGCAATGGCTCAAGGCTGAGCTGGCGCGCCAGCCGGTTTAG
- a CDS encoding DUF883 family protein, whose amino-acid sequence MANTSLRKASLESMEAEISSLLKSLESLKDDASDESRKTLKALKSNAENALKHSRHLISDAYEESKVKIRETGAATRDYAQEHPWTTAGVAVGALGLLAAYLLCKRGD is encoded by the coding sequence ATGGCCAACACCTCTTTACGCAAAGCGTCATTGGAAAGCATGGAAGCCGAGATTTCGAGCCTGCTCAAATCCCTTGAGAGCCTCAAGGACGATGCGTCTGACGAGTCGCGCAAAACCCTGAAGGCCCTCAAAAGCAATGCCGAAAATGCCCTCAAGCATTCCCGTCACCTGATCAGCGACGCCTACGAAGAAAGCAAAGTGAAAATCCGCGAAACCGGGGCTGCCACCCGTGACTATGCGCAGGAACACCCGTGGACCACCGCCGGCGTTGCCGTTGGCGCACTGGGCCTGCTGGCGGCCTACCTGCTGTGCAAACGCGGTGACTAA
- a CDS encoding dodecin, translating into MSDHHTYKKVELVGSSPTSIEDAINNALAEASKSIKHLEWFEVTETRGHIKDGKAAHFQVTLKVGFRIANS; encoded by the coding sequence ATGTCTGATCATCACACCTACAAGAAAGTCGAATTGGTGGGTTCCTCGCCAACCAGCATCGAGGACGCCATCAACAATGCCCTGGCCGAGGCCAGCAAGAGCATCAAGCACCTGGAGTGGTTCGAGGTGACCGAAACCCGTGGTCATATCAAGGACGGCAAGGCCGCGCACTTTCAGGTGACCCTCAAGGTGGGCTTTCGTATTGCCAATAGTTGA
- a CDS encoding DUF1161 domain-containing protein: MKKFLLAVGLLSLAGTALAAGKPCEELKSEIAAKIDGNGVPAYSLEVVDKGAAPEGYTVVGSCEGGTKDIAYKRG; this comes from the coding sequence ATGAAAAAGTTTCTGTTAGCGGTAGGTTTGTTGAGCCTGGCAGGTACAGCCCTGGCGGCTGGCAAGCCGTGTGAAGAGCTGAAAAGCGAAATTGCAGCGAAAATCGACGGCAATGGCGTGCCGGCTTATTCGCTGGAGGTGGTAGATAAGGGCGCTGCGCCCGAAGGTTACACCGTTGTTGGTAGTTGCGAAGGGGGCACCAAGGACATCGCGTACAAGCGCGGGTGA
- a CDS encoding LLM class flavin-dependent oxidoreductase produces the protein MKPLSDVKFSTLDLVPVRANGSPAQSLRNSLDLAQHVEKLGYTRFWVAEHHNMDGIASSATSVLLGYLAGGTSTIRVGAGGVMLPNHAPLVIAEQFGTLESLYPGRIDLGLGRAPGSDQMTARALRRERSGSADDFPEDVAELMAYLGPRTPDQRVIAVPGTGTNVPVWLLGSSLFSAQLAGERGLPYAFASHFAPRMMHEAIRVYRNHFKPSAVLDKPYVMLGVPLVAADTDEQANYLATSVYQRILALMRGQSLVQRPPVDSMDGLWLPHEKDAVGSFLGLAMVGSPAKIRAKLEVLIEQTGADELIFTCDVYEHADRIHSYELLAQVMKG, from the coding sequence ATGAAACCACTGTCCGATGTAAAGTTCTCGACCCTCGACCTGGTACCGGTGCGCGCCAATGGCAGCCCGGCGCAGTCGCTGCGCAATTCCCTGGACCTGGCCCAGCACGTGGAAAAACTCGGCTACACCCGTTTCTGGGTGGCCGAGCACCACAATATGGATGGCATCGCCAGCTCCGCGACCTCGGTACTGCTGGGCTACCTGGCCGGCGGCACCTCGACCATCCGGGTCGGCGCAGGCGGCGTGATGCTGCCCAATCATGCACCGCTGGTGATCGCAGAACAGTTCGGCACCCTGGAAAGCCTGTACCCCGGCCGTATCGACCTGGGCCTGGGCCGCGCGCCCGGCTCCGACCAGATGACCGCACGCGCCCTGCGTCGCGAGCGCTCCGGCAGTGCCGATGACTTCCCGGAGGATGTGGCCGAATTGATGGCCTACCTGGGTCCACGCACGCCCGATCAACGGGTGATTGCGGTACCGGGCACCGGCACCAACGTCCCGGTATGGCTACTCGGTTCCAGCCTGTTCAGCGCCCAACTGGCCGGTGAGCGCGGGTTGCCCTACGCCTTCGCTTCCCATTTCGCACCGCGCATGATGCATGAGGCGATTCGCGTCTATCGCAATCACTTCAAGCCTTCGGCTGTACTCGACAAGCCCTACGTGATGCTCGGCGTGCCATTGGTGGCCGCGGATACCGATGAGCAGGCCAATTACCTGGCCACCTCGGTCTACCAACGGATCCTCGCGCTGATGCGCGGGCAAAGCCTGGTGCAGCGTCCGCCGGTCGACAGCATGGACGGCCTGTGGCTGCCCCACGAGAAGGACGCAGTAGGGAGTTTCCTAGGACTGGCGATGGTGGGAAGCCCGGCGAAGATTCGCGCCAAGCTGGAGGTGTTGATCGAACAAACGGGAGCCGATGAACTGATCTTTACCTGTGATGTGTACGAGCATGCTGATCGGATTCATTCCTACGAGTTGCTGGCACAGGTGATGAAGGGCTAA
- a CDS encoding OsmC family protein, with translation MSIVKKASAHWEGDLKTGLGSISTETGVLREAPYGFKARFEGGKGTNPEELIGAAHAGCFSMAFSMILGDAGLKADSIDTQAEVTLDQVDGGFAITAVHLILKAKIPGASQAQFDELSKKAKQGCPVSKVLNATITLDGTLIN, from the coding sequence ATGAGTATCGTGAAAAAAGCCTCTGCACATTGGGAAGGCGACCTGAAAACCGGCCTGGGCTCCATCTCGACCGAAACCGGCGTATTGCGCGAAGCTCCCTACGGCTTCAAGGCCCGTTTCGAAGGCGGCAAGGGCACCAACCCCGAAGAATTGATCGGCGCGGCCCATGCCGGCTGCTTCTCCATGGCCTTTTCCATGATTCTCGGCGATGCCGGGCTTAAGGCCGACAGCATCGACACCCAGGCTGAAGTGACCCTGGACCAGGTGGACGGCGGTTTTGCGATTACCGCAGTCCACCTGATCCTCAAGGCCAAGATCCCTGGCGCGAGCCAGGCGCAGTTCGATGAGTTGAGCAAAAAGGCCAAGCAAGGATGCCCGGTGTCCAAAGTCTTGAACGCCACCATCACTCTGGATGGCACCCTCATCAACTGA
- a CDS encoding DUF1161 domain-containing protein: MKRFALAIICGALATSALAAPKDCEELRKEIEVGLQAKAIPSYTLEIITAEEAKNHDEAMIVGSCENGTKRIIYQRNDD; the protein is encoded by the coding sequence ATGAAACGTTTTGCCTTGGCGATTATCTGCGGTGCTTTGGCCACATCGGCCCTGGCCGCGCCGAAAGACTGTGAAGAGCTCAGGAAAGAGATTGAGGTCGGCTTACAGGCCAAGGCGATCCCGTCCTACACACTGGAAATCATCACTGCCGAAGAAGCCAAGAATCATGACGAAGCCATGATCGTCGGCTCCTGCGAAAACGGCACCAAGCGCATCATCTACCAGCGCAACGACGACTGA
- a CDS encoding lipoprotein translates to MRQLLLPLAAIFLSACASTPIPPADPQQAWVDFATPTPSAKLIMAQRLDGKALDDGRYFQVPPGSHELMVRFDFEVYAGAGLGGGLNQPQERTCFITLQYDRFEAGQRYRLEGRSLGFTPNIRLYDAARQLLAEERSVNCIP, encoded by the coding sequence ATGCGTCAGCTCCTGCTTCCCTTGGCGGCGATTTTTCTCAGCGCCTGCGCCTCCACCCCGATCCCGCCGGCGGATCCGCAGCAGGCCTGGGTGGATTTCGCCACCCCGACGCCGAGCGCCAAGCTGATCATGGCGCAGCGCCTGGACGGCAAAGCCCTCGACGATGGGCGCTACTTCCAGGTGCCACCGGGCAGTCACGAGTTGATGGTGCGTTTTGACTTTGAAGTGTATGCCGGCGCGGGCCTGGGGGGCGGGCTGAACCAGCCCCAGGAGCGCACGTGTTTTATCACCCTGCAATACGACCGGTTCGAGGCCGGCCAGCGCTATCGCCTGGAAGGGCGCTCGCTGGGCTTTACCCCGAATATCCGGCTGTATGACGCCGCACGTCAGTTGCTGGCAGAAGAACGCAGCGTCAACTGCATTCCTTGA
- a CDS encoding aminopeptidase produces MVRRLLAGLTCLLLGGCSSVSYYSQLASGQWQLLQAREPVAKVIADPARPQVLRDHLAQSQKARAFASQQLQLPDNQSYRLYADIGRPYVVWNVFATSEFSLLPQNHCFPIAGCVAYRGYYTQDAARGEAALLQLRGMDVSIGGVEAYSTLGWFNDPIMSSMMRWGEERLATVIFHELAHQRFYVKDDTEFNESFATFVEQEGTRQWRAARGLGPASESTLKQRDQFIQLILDTRNRLERLYAQPLAADAMRRAKAAEFERLRRDYRQLRDSQWAGDQRYDAWINQPLNNARLLPFGLYDQWVPAFAALFRQEGGDWLRFYGAVEQLGRLPVEQRKSTLRQLEGHDRQGPIAGKPAPTF; encoded by the coding sequence ATGGTGCGGCGTTTATTGGCGGGGCTGACCTGTCTCTTGCTCGGCGGCTGCTCCAGTGTCAGCTATTACAGCCAACTGGCCAGCGGTCAATGGCAACTGCTGCAGGCACGAGAGCCGGTGGCCAAGGTGATCGCCGATCCGGCACGGCCACAAGTGTTGCGTGACCATTTGGCGCAATCCCAGAAGGCGCGCGCCTTCGCCAGCCAACAGCTGCAACTGCCCGACAACCAGAGCTACCGCCTGTACGCCGATATCGGTCGGCCGTACGTAGTCTGGAATGTCTTTGCTACATCAGAGTTTTCCCTGTTACCCCAGAACCATTGCTTTCCGATCGCCGGCTGCGTGGCCTATCGCGGTTATTACACTCAGGACGCGGCACGGGGCGAGGCGGCCTTGTTGCAACTGCGTGGCATGGATGTGTCGATTGGCGGGGTCGAGGCCTATTCCACCCTGGGCTGGTTCAATGACCCGATCATGAGTTCGATGATGCGCTGGGGTGAGGAGCGCTTGGCCACGGTGATTTTTCACGAGCTGGCGCACCAGCGTTTTTATGTAAAGGACGATACCGAGTTCAATGAGTCGTTTGCCACCTTTGTCGAACAGGAAGGTACCCGGCAATGGCGCGCGGCCCGTGGCCTTGGGCCTGCGAGCGAATCGACCTTGAAGCAGCGCGACCAGTTCATCCAACTGATCCTCGACACCCGTAATCGCCTGGAGCGCCTGTATGCACAGCCATTGGCCGCAGATGCCATGCGCCGGGCCAAGGCGGCCGAATTCGAGCGTTTGCGCCGTGATTACCGGCAACTGCGCGACAGCCAGTGGGCCGGCGACCAGCGTTATGACGCCTGGATCAATCAGCCGCTGAACAATGCGCGGTTGTTGCCGTTTGGTTTGTATGACCAGTGGGTGCCGGCGTTTGCGGCGCTGTTTCGCCAGGAGGGCGGGGATTGGCTGAGGTTTTACGGTGCCGTGGAGCAGTTGGGGCGGTTGCCGGTGGAGCAGCGCAAATCGACGTTGCGGCAGTTGGAAGGGCATGATCGTCAGGGCCCCATCGCGGGCAAGCCCGCTCCTACATTTTGA